A single Sphingopyxis chilensis DNA region contains:
- a CDS encoding RDD family protein: protein MTAAANAKQRAVKAKKIRQFITPEGIDLELRIASAGLRFGALLVDLLLIVLTLFLFSLFMLWVGLASRSDVTVVVWMLGAFVLRTFWFIGFELGSRAATPGKRLMGIRVVARDGGRLTADAVVARNLIRELELFLPLIMLGAGASEDMVSGWIMLAGVLWSLTLSLFLLFNRDRMRMGDLIAGTWVVMAQRVKLDADIASDAAGEAMTFTDTELAVYGIFELQELERVLRGRDPRAMREVADAIRAKIGRPIAEEDDVFLLSYYRQLKARLERKLLFGKRREDKYASD from the coding sequence GTGACCGCCGCCGCCAACGCGAAACAGCGCGCCGTCAAGGCAAAGAAGATCCGCCAGTTCATCACGCCCGAAGGGATCGACCTCGAACTCAGGATCGCCAGCGCGGGGCTACGTTTCGGTGCCTTGCTTGTCGATTTGTTGCTGATCGTGCTGACGCTGTTCCTCTTTTCCCTGTTCATGCTGTGGGTCGGGCTCGCCTCGCGATCCGACGTCACGGTCGTCGTCTGGATGCTCGGCGCCTTCGTCCTGCGCACCTTCTGGTTCATCGGCTTCGAACTCGGTTCGCGCGCCGCGACGCCGGGCAAGCGCCTGATGGGAATCCGCGTCGTTGCGCGCGATGGCGGGCGCCTGACCGCAGACGCGGTGGTCGCGCGCAATCTGATTCGCGAGCTCGAGCTGTTCCTGCCCCTGATCATGCTCGGCGCCGGCGCGTCCGAGGATATGGTGTCGGGGTGGATCATGCTCGCCGGCGTGCTCTGGTCGCTGACCTTGAGCCTCTTCCTGCTGTTCAACCGCGACCGGATGCGGATGGGCGACCTGATCGCGGGAACCTGGGTCGTGATGGCGCAGCGCGTCAAGCTCGATGCCGATATCGCGAGCGACGCCGCAGGCGAGGCGATGACCTTCACCGACACCGAGCTCGCCGTTTACGGGATTTTCGAACTGCAGGAACTCGAACGCGTGCTGCGCGGCCGCGACCCGCGCGCGATGCGTGAGGTGGCCGACGCGATCCGCGCCAAGATCGGGCGACCCATCGCCGAAGAGGATGACGTCTTCCTGCTTTCCTATTACCGCCAGCTGAAAGCCCGGCTCGAACGCAAATTGCTGTTCGGCAAGCGGCGAGAGGATAAATATGCCAGCGACTGA
- a CDS encoding AAA family ATPase, giving the protein MTANPVAQSVQSVQALGAAIEGEVAKAVFGQGPLTRMVTIALLAGGHVLLEGPPGTAKTLLAQAFARATGLDFGRIQFTPDLMPGDILGSNLFNFQTSSFTLTKGPIFTELLLADEINRTPPKTQAALLEAMQERRVTINGEPHAMSPRFTVLATQNPIEQQGVYPLPEAQLDRFLFKLVVDYPDAAEERRIVADHGGRFKSPAVSDFGVAQVADAKTIGAAIDTIATVRLAEEIVDYIVRLVRATRESADLECGASPRAATLLARAACAAAALDGRDYVIPDDVQRLAAGVLRHRVILSAAAEIEGRNVEQVVAALLDREEVPR; this is encoded by the coding sequence TCTTCGGCCAGGGGCCATTGACGCGCATGGTAACGATCGCGTTGCTCGCGGGCGGCCACGTCCTGCTCGAAGGGCCGCCGGGCACCGCCAAGACCCTACTCGCGCAGGCGTTCGCGCGCGCCACCGGCCTCGATTTCGGGCGCATCCAGTTCACCCCCGACCTGATGCCCGGCGACATTTTGGGGTCGAACCTCTTCAACTTCCAGACGTCGAGCTTCACGCTGACCAAGGGGCCGATCTTCACCGAACTGCTGCTCGCCGACGAAATCAACCGCACCCCGCCCAAGACGCAGGCCGCGCTGCTCGAGGCGATGCAGGAACGCCGCGTCACCATCAACGGCGAGCCGCACGCGATGAGCCCGCGCTTCACCGTACTCGCGACGCAGAACCCGATCGAGCAGCAGGGCGTCTATCCTCTGCCCGAGGCGCAGCTCGACCGTTTCCTGTTCAAGCTCGTCGTCGATTATCCCGACGCCGCCGAGGAACGCCGCATCGTCGCCGACCATGGCGGGCGCTTCAAAAGCCCGGCGGTTAGCGATTTCGGCGTGGCGCAGGTCGCCGATGCCAAAACGATCGGCGCCGCGATCGACACGATAGCGACCGTCCGCCTGGCCGAGGAGATCGTCGACTATATCGTCCGCCTCGTCCGCGCGACGCGCGAGAGCGCCGACCTGGAATGCGGCGCGAGCCCGCGCGCCGCGACCCTGCTCGCGCGCGCGGCGTGCGCCGCGGCGGCGCTCGACGGGCGTGACTATGTCATTCCCGACGATGTCCAGCGCCTCGCCGCGGGCGTGCTTCGCCACCGCGTCATCCTGTCGGCGGCCGCCGAGATCGAGGGCCGCAACGTCGAGCAGGTCGTCGCGGCGTTGCTCGATCGCGAGGAAGTCCCACGGTGA
- a CDS encoding stage II sporulation protein M, whose amino-acid sequence MIPPAASARAVDAPSFSTGRFRAEREADWIAFDLLLAKLEKKGAKALTSDELLQLPLLYRATLSSLSIARATSLDKALLDHLEALSIRGYFLVYGVRESRWSRLRRFFLYDWPAAVRSVWKETLIIALVILLGALTSYSLVSSNPEWYFNFVDEEMSGGRDPRATAEFLQSTLGHGKAAGEKGESGLHVFATYLFTHNSRVSILSFALGFAFGVPTLMLEYYQGIGLGAMMAVFSAKGLGYDFGGWLFIHGTTELFAAALSGAAGLRIGTAVVFPGARGRLQAASDAGRTAGKVMVGVILMLFAAGLLEGFGRQLITDTMLRYAIGSLMLLLWLGYYYIPRREDVT is encoded by the coding sequence GTGATCCCCCCCGCTGCCTCCGCCCGCGCGGTCGACGCGCCGAGCTTCTCGACCGGCCGCTTCCGCGCCGAGCGCGAGGCCGACTGGATCGCCTTCGACCTGCTGCTTGCCAAGCTCGAGAAAAAGGGTGCGAAGGCGCTGACCAGCGACGAGTTGCTCCAACTGCCGCTCCTCTATCGCGCGACCCTGTCGTCGCTGTCGATCGCGCGCGCGACGAGCCTCGACAAGGCGCTGCTCGACCATCTCGAGGCGCTGTCAATCCGCGGCTATTTCCTCGTCTATGGCGTGCGCGAGAGCCGTTGGAGCCGCCTCCGCCGCTTCTTCCTCTACGACTGGCCCGCTGCGGTGCGATCCGTCTGGAAGGAAACATTGATCATCGCGCTCGTCATCCTGCTCGGCGCGCTGACCAGCTATTCGCTCGTGTCGAGCAACCCCGAATGGTATTTCAACTTCGTCGACGAGGAGATGTCGGGCGGCCGCGACCCGCGCGCAACGGCCGAATTTCTCCAGTCGACGCTGGGGCACGGCAAGGCCGCCGGCGAAAAGGGCGAAAGCGGGCTGCACGTCTTCGCGACCTATTTGTTCACGCACAACAGCCGCGTGTCGATCCTGTCCTTCGCGCTCGGCTTCGCCTTCGGCGTGCCGACGCTGATGCTCGAATATTATCAGGGGATCGGCCTCGGCGCGATGATGGCGGTCTTTTCCGCCAAGGGGCTCGGCTACGACTTCGGCGGCTGGCTGTTCATCCACGGCACCACCGAATTGTTCGCCGCCGCACTGTCGGGCGCCGCAGGGCTGCGCATCGGCACCGCGGTCGTCTTTCCCGGCGCGCGCGGACGGCTGCAGGCGGCGTCGGATGCGGGGCGCACTGCGGGCAAGGTGATGGTCGGTGTCATCCTGATGCTGTTCGCCGCCGGCCTGCTCGAAGGGTTCGGGCGCCAGCTGATCACCGACACGATGCTCCGCTATGCGATCGGCTCACTGATGCTGCTTCTCTGGCTCGGCTATTACTACATCCCGCGGCGCGAGGATGTGACGTGA
- a CDS encoding nitroreductase translates to MPATDTVSVTEALHARRSVRAFTDRPVDPALLKEIFAAAQRAPSGGNLQPWQVTVLTGEPWQAVKDAVAGRIAMGREGQEPEYDIYPPALTAPWTDRRFGVGEALYASLGIPREDKRGRLARFMDNYRGFGAPVMLFLHCSRIMGPPQWSDMGMWLQSVMLLLVEHGLASCPQECWAMYGATIRRTLRLDEGQILFTGLAIGYADNDAAVNQWPVPRAPLGEVIDWQGF, encoded by the coding sequence ATGCCAGCGACTGACACCGTTTCCGTCACCGAAGCCCTCCACGCGCGCCGCTCGGTACGTGCCTTTACCGACAGGCCGGTCGATCCGGCGCTGCTCAAGGAGATTTTCGCTGCGGCGCAGCGCGCGCCGTCGGGCGGCAACCTGCAGCCGTGGCAGGTGACGGTGCTCACGGGCGAACCCTGGCAGGCGGTGAAGGATGCCGTCGCAGGCCGGATCGCGATGGGGCGCGAGGGCCAGGAGCCCGAATATGACATCTACCCCCCGGCGCTGACCGCACCCTGGACCGACCGCCGCTTCGGGGTCGGCGAGGCGCTGTACGCGTCGCTCGGCATTCCGCGCGAGGACAAGCGGGGGCGCCTCGCTCGGTTCATGGACAATTACCGGGGTTTCGGCGCACCGGTGATGCTTTTCCTCCATTGCTCGCGCATCATGGGCCCGCCGCAATGGTCGGACATGGGCATGTGGCTGCAGTCGGTGATGCTGCTGCTCGTCGAACATGGCCTCGCAAGCTGCCCGCAGGAGTGCTGGGCGATGTACGGTGCGACGATCCGGCGGACGCTGAGGCTCGACGAGGGGCAGATTTTGTTCACCGGGCTCGCAATAGGCTATGCGGATAACGATGCGGCGGTGAACCAGTGGCCGGTGCCGCGCGCGCCGCTGGGTGAAGTGATCGATTGGCAGGGGTTTTAG
- a CDS encoding DUF58 domain-containing protein — translation MIYPTRRAIYLLLAGAPMALALGLIRPELWSVAPGWIGVILACLILDTMAGTNPRHLSLDARFPNQVGVGDPFDLLLAASGRDVPPRAEIALALDERLAEGGRLADDMRRTASGEALVRTLSLTASRRGQAVIDSLWIRWAGPLGLVWKQRKFAIGGAINVVPSLRAVTDEGSRLFQRNSWFGLRQQRFRGEGTEYEALAEYQPGMDRRAIDWNASARHVKLLAKEYRVERDNRVVLAIDGGRTMAEPVGGMPRVDRAVSAALLLAYVGLKLNDRISLFSFAAKPQALTPAYMHTQDFPALQRAASLIDYAHVESNFTLALTTLSAQLNRRSLIILFTEFTDATSADLMIRAAGRLVQKHRLLFVVIRDEEVESEERRRPETGADVTRSNVAAAMLRDRQLVIARLQRLGADVIEVPADAMGASAVEAYLGIKRQGSL, via the coding sequence GTGATATACCCCACCCGCCGGGCGATCTACTTGCTGCTCGCGGGCGCGCCGATGGCGCTTGCGCTCGGGCTGATCCGGCCCGAGCTGTGGTCGGTCGCGCCCGGCTGGATCGGGGTGATTCTTGCCTGCCTGATTCTCGACACCATGGCGGGTACCAATCCGCGTCACCTGAGCCTCGACGCCCGCTTTCCGAATCAAGTCGGGGTCGGCGACCCGTTCGACCTGTTGCTCGCCGCGAGCGGCCGCGATGTCCCGCCACGCGCCGAAATCGCGCTCGCGCTCGACGAACGGCTGGCCGAGGGTGGCCGGCTCGCGGACGATATGCGGCGCACGGCAAGCGGCGAAGCGCTGGTCCGTACCCTGTCGCTCACCGCGTCGCGGCGCGGACAGGCGGTCATCGATTCGTTGTGGATCCGCTGGGCAGGGCCGCTCGGACTCGTGTGGAAGCAGCGCAAATTCGCGATCGGGGGTGCGATCAACGTCGTGCCGAGCCTGCGCGCGGTGACCGACGAGGGGAGCCGGCTGTTCCAGCGCAATAGCTGGTTCGGACTTCGCCAACAGCGTTTTCGGGGCGAAGGCACCGAATATGAGGCGCTCGCCGAATATCAGCCGGGGATGGATCGCCGCGCGATCGACTGGAACGCCTCGGCACGGCACGTCAAATTGCTTGCCAAGGAATATCGCGTCGAGCGCGACAATCGCGTCGTGCTCGCGATCGACGGCGGACGGACGATGGCCGAGCCCGTCGGCGGCATGCCGCGCGTTGACCGTGCGGTGTCGGCGGCGCTGCTGCTCGCCTATGTCGGCTTGAAGCTCAACGATCGGATCAGCCTCTTTTCCTTTGCCGCGAAGCCGCAGGCACTGACCCCCGCCTATATGCACACGCAGGATTTTCCGGCCCTGCAACGCGCAGCGAGCCTGATCGACTATGCGCATGTCGAGAGCAATTTCACCCTCGCACTGACGACGCTCTCGGCGCAGCTCAACCGCCGCTCGCTGATCATCCTCTTTACCGAATTCACCGATGCGACGAGCGCCGACCTGATGATCCGCGCAGCCGGACGGCTGGTGCAGAAGCACCGCCTGTTGTTCGTCGTGATCCGCGACGAAGAGGTCGAGAGCGAGGAGCGCCGCCGCCCCGAAACCGGCGCCGACGTCACGCGCTCGAACGTCGCCGCCGCGATGCTGCGTGACCGCCAGCTGGTGATCGCGCGGCTCCAGCGCCTGGGCGCCGACGTCATTGAGGTACCCGCCGACGCGATGGGGGCGAGCGCGGTCGAGGCCTATCTCGGCATCAAAAGGCAGGGCAGCCTGTGA
- the gyrB gene encoding DNA topoisomerase (ATP-hydrolyzing) subunit B gives MTDMPENGAPESASKQPNTNAYGADSIKVLKGLDAVRKRPGMYIGDTDDGSGLHHMVFEVSDNAIDEALAGHCDLVLITLNSDGSVSVEDNGRGIPTGIHAEEGISAAEVIMTQLHAGGKFENTSDDNAYKVSGGLHGVGVSVVNALSEWLELTIWRDGEEHWMRFEHGDSVSPLKVNGPAPAGKKGTRVTFQASTETFKNVTEFDFEKLEHRYRELAFLNSGVRIKLVDARHAEHETHDLFYEGGIAAFVKYLDRNKTPLLPDPIAISSERDGIGIDVALEWNDSYYENVLCFTNNIPQRDGGTHLAAFRAALTRTLNGYGDKSGILKKEKVSLTGEDMREGLTAIVSVKLPDPKFSSQTKDKLVSSEVRQPLESLMADRMTEWLEENPAYAKAVIQKVIDAAAAREAAKKARELTRRKGAMDIASLPGKLADCQERDPSKCELFLVEGDSAGGSAKQGRDRHVQAILPLKGKILNVERARFDRIISSKEVGTLIQALGTGIRDEFNLEKLRYHKIVIMTDADVDGAHIRTLLLTFFYRQMPEIIEGGHLYIAQPPLYKVAKGRSEVYLKDDTALENYLVDGGIDALMLETTGGARSGADLRDLIEHGRRLRALMRYVPRGHNYELVEALALNGALDPELDSAGRTAAGVRAAEWLNAAERALTGGAEAKWTIVAVDGGYTLEKRWRGVSDHHAIDAAFLASQEARRLHKLASEQAETYAHPARLVKGSSAAAQAADAAALAAAEAAEDDAEASDSDLPAATAGKVTPITRPSELLEAIFAHSRKGLAISRYKGLGEMNAEQLWETTLDPSNRSLLRVEAEQADVAHEIFERLMGDEVEPRRDFIQTNALSVANLDV, from the coding sequence ATGACAGACATGCCCGAAAACGGCGCGCCCGAAAGCGCCTCCAAACAGCCCAACACAAATGCCTATGGCGCCGATTCGATCAAGGTCCTGAAGGGTCTCGACGCGGTGCGAAAACGCCCGGGCATGTATATCGGCGACACCGACGACGGTTCGGGCCTGCATCACATGGTGTTCGAGGTTTCGGACAATGCGATCGACGAAGCGCTTGCGGGGCATTGCGACCTCGTCCTGATCACATTGAACAGCGACGGATCGGTCAGCGTCGAGGATAACGGCCGCGGCATCCCCACCGGCATCCACGCCGAAGAAGGCATTTCGGCGGCCGAGGTCATCATGACCCAGCTCCACGCGGGCGGGAAGTTCGAGAATACGAGCGACGATAATGCGTACAAGGTGTCGGGCGGCCTGCACGGCGTCGGCGTCTCGGTCGTCAACGCGCTTTCGGAATGGCTCGAGCTCACCATCTGGCGCGACGGCGAAGAGCATTGGATGCGCTTCGAGCATGGCGATTCGGTTTCGCCATTGAAGGTCAACGGCCCCGCGCCGGCTGGCAAGAAGGGCACGCGCGTGACCTTTCAGGCGTCGACCGAGACGTTCAAGAATGTCACCGAATTCGATTTCGAGAAGCTGGAGCACCGTTATCGCGAGCTCGCCTTCCTCAATTCGGGCGTCCGCATCAAGCTCGTCGACGCTCGCCACGCCGAGCATGAGACGCACGACCTGTTCTACGAGGGCGGGATCGCGGCGTTCGTCAAATATCTCGACCGCAACAAGACCCCGCTGCTGCCCGACCCGATCGCGATCAGCAGCGAGCGCGACGGCATCGGCATCGACGTCGCGCTGGAGTGGAACGACAGCTATTACGAGAATGTCCTCTGCTTCACGAACAACATCCCGCAGCGCGACGGCGGTACGCACCTGGCGGCCTTCCGCGCGGCGCTGACACGCACCTTGAACGGTTATGGCGACAAGTCGGGCATCCTCAAGAAAGAGAAGGTCTCGCTCACCGGCGAGGATATGCGCGAAGGGCTCACCGCGATCGTCTCGGTCAAGCTGCCCGATCCCAAATTCTCGTCGCAGACCAAGGACAAGCTCGTCTCGTCGGAAGTCCGCCAGCCGCTCGAAAGCCTGATGGCCGACCGGATGACCGAATGGCTCGAGGAAAATCCCGCCTATGCGAAGGCGGTGATCCAGAAGGTCATCGACGCCGCCGCGGCGCGCGAGGCCGCGAAAAAGGCGCGCGAACTGACGCGGCGCAAGGGGGCGATGGACATCGCCAGCCTGCCCGGCAAGCTCGCCGACTGCCAGGAACGCGACCCCAGCAAGTGTGAACTCTTCCTCGTCGAGGGCGATTCGGCAGGCGGGTCGGCGAAGCAGGGGCGCGACCGGCATGTGCAGGCGATCCTGCCGCTGAAGGGCAAGATTTTGAACGTCGAGCGTGCGCGTTTCGACCGCATCATCTCTTCAAAGGAAGTCGGCACGCTGATCCAGGCGCTCGGCACCGGCATCCGCGACGAATTCAACCTCGAAAAGCTTCGCTATCACAAGATCGTGATCATGACCGACGCCGACGTCGACGGCGCGCATATCCGCACGCTCCTGCTCACCTTCTTCTATCGCCAGATGCCCGAGATCATCGAGGGCGGTCATCTCTACATCGCCCAGCCGCCGCTCTACAAAGTCGCGAAGGGGCGGAGCGAGGTCTATCTCAAGGACGACACCGCGCTCGAAAACTATCTCGTCGACGGCGGCATCGATGCGCTGATGCTCGAAACCACGGGCGGCGCACGGTCGGGCGCTGACCTCCGCGACCTGATCGAACATGGCCGCCGTCTGCGCGCGCTGATGCGCTACGTCCCGCGCGGCCATAATTATGAGCTCGTTGAAGCCTTGGCGCTGAACGGCGCGCTCGATCCGGAGCTCGACAGCGCCGGACGCACCGCAGCGGGCGTGCGCGCGGCCGAATGGCTCAACGCGGCCGAACGCGCGCTGACCGGAGGCGCCGAAGCCAAATGGACGATCGTCGCGGTCGACGGAGGCTATACGCTCGAAAAGCGCTGGCGCGGGGTCAGCGACCATCATGCGATCGACGCCGCCTTCCTCGCCAGCCAAGAGGCCCGCCGCCTGCACAAGCTCGCGAGCGAACAGGCCGAAACCTACGCCCATCCCGCGCGGCTGGTGAAGGGCAGCAGCGCCGCGGCGCAGGCCGCCGACGCTGCTGCGCTCGCTGCCGCCGAGGCGGCCGAAGACGATGCCGAAGCGAGCGACAGCGATCTGCCGGCCGCTACCGCCGGCAAGGTCACGCCCATCACACGCCCCTCCGAACTGCTCGAAGCGATCTTTGCGCATAGCCGCAAGGGCCTCGCGATCAGCCGCTATAAGGGCCTGGGCGAGATGAATGCCGAGCAGTTGTGGGAAACCACGCTCGATCCGTCGAACCGTTCGCTGCTGCGGGTCGAGGCCGAACAGGCCGATGTCGCGCACGAAATCTTTGAACGGTTGATGGGCGACGAGGTCGAACCGCGGCGCGATTTCATCCAGACGAATGCGCTCTCGGTCGCGAATCTCGACGTCTGA